CTTGAGGGTAATTATAGATGCATCGAACGTCGCCCATTCAAGGAAAAACGACGATGATAGGCCATGCATAGAGAATATACTGTCAGCGGCAGAGGAGCTTGAAAAACTCGGCTATGAACCTGTTATAATTGCCGATGCATCCCTGCGCCATGAGATAGATGATAAGGAGAAGTTCAGGAAACTCCTGGAGGAGGGAAAATTCCAGCAGGTGCCCTCAGGTACCACGGCTGATCACTTCATACTCAAGATGGCAGAGGAGGAGGATGCCAAGATACTCTCAAATGATGTCTTCAGGGAGTATAAGGACGAGTTTCAGGATATAAACAGCAGGAGGATACCCTACACATTCAGGGATGACAGGATCCTCATAGGGACCTCTGGAAAGCCAAAGAAGGTTAAGAACATCCTCCAGAAAATCTGCACCGAGACCCTCAAGGAATTCGAGAAAAAGAGGATAGACTCATATAAGGCCAAAAGGGGCAAGAAACTCAGCGGGATAGCCATAGCCAAGGAGGCCATTGACAGGATAAGCAGAAGTCAGGAGGATGGTCTTGAACCCAAACTTGAGGGCATATTCATGAAGCTCCCCCTCTTTGAGAAGTTCATGAGCATGGTGGAGGAGGTGGAGCGGACCAGCAACTACATAATATTCGTGCTGGTGCACCCCAGGGACTACAGGGAGGCGGTGAAGTACGCCGGCAACATTGCTGTAACGGTTGGTGACAGACTCAAACTGGAGCACGCCCCCCTGGTGGCTGTAAGGAACGACCTCTTCCTGAAACCCGGCACATTTGAACTGAACATAATGTACTCTGAGGACGTCATGGAGGAGGCCCCCTACAATGTCAACATAACCATAAATGATCACGATTACAGTTTTGTTAAGAAGAACTCAAGGAACATAGCAAGTACAATCGCAGCCAGGATAGGATCATGGAGGTTCCCCATAGTATCTGTTAAACCGAGCATGCTGCTTGA
This is a stretch of genomic DNA from Methanothermobacter sp.. It encodes these proteins:
- a CDS encoding Zc3h12a-like ribonuclease; the encoded protein is MRVIIDASNVAHSRKNDDDRPCIENILSAAEELEKLGYEPVIIADASLRHEIDDKEKFRKLLEEGKFQQVPSGTTADHFILKMAEEEDAKILSNDVFREYKDEFQDINSRRIPYTFRDDRILIGTSGKPKKVKNILQKICTETLKEFEKKRIDSYKAKRGKKLSGIAIAKEAIDRISRSQEDGLEPKLEGIFMKLPLFEKFMSMVEEVERTSNYIIFVLVHPRDYREAVKYAGNIAVTVGDRLKLEHAPLVAVRNDLFLKPGTFELNIMYSEDVMEEAPYNVNITINDHDYSFVKKNSRNIASTIAARIGSWRFPIVSVKPSMLLEKPGEFDVVLEKGGND